One stretch of Chlamydia abortus DNA includes these proteins:
- the rpsH gene encoding 30S ribosomal protein S8, protein MGMTSDTIADLLTRIRNALKAEHLYVDLEHSKMREAIVKILKQHGFLAHYLIKEEHRKRTMRIFLQYTNDRKPVIRQLKRVSKPSRRVYVPAAKIPYVFGNMGISVLSTSQGVLDGSTARAKNIGGELLCLVW, encoded by the coding sequence ATGGGCATGACAAGTGATACTATAGCCGATTTATTAACAAGGATCCGAAATGCTTTGAAGGCAGAGCATTTGTACGTAGATTTAGAACACAGTAAAATGCGTGAAGCGATTGTAAAAATTCTGAAACAACACGGATTTTTAGCACATTATTTGATAAAAGAAGAGCATCGTAAGCGTACAATGCGTATTTTTTTACAATATACTAATGACCGTAAGCCTGTGATACGCCAACTAAAGCGGGTTTCTAAACCCTCAAGAAGGGTTTATGTCCCTGCAGCGAAGATTCCTTATGTTTTCGGGAATATGGGTATTTCCGTCCTCTCCACATCACAAGGAGTTTTGGACGGGTCAACAGCTCGGGCTAAAAATATTGGTGGTGAACTACTCTGTTTAGTTTGGTAA
- the rplE gene encoding 50S ribosomal protein L5, producing the protein MSRLKKLYTEEIRKTLQEKFGYSNTMQIPVLKKIVISMGLAEAAKDKNLFQAHLDELSMISGQKPLVTKARNSIAGFKLREGQGIGAKVTLRGQRMYDFMDRFCHIVSPRIRDFRGFSSKGDGRGCYSLGLDDQQIFPEVDLDRVKRTQGMNITWVTTAQTDVECTTLLELMGLRFKKAQ; encoded by the coding sequence ATGAGCAGGTTAAAAAAACTATATACCGAAGAGATCCGAAAGACCCTCCAAGAAAAGTTTGGATATAGCAATACCATGCAAATCCCTGTTCTTAAAAAAATTGTAATAAGCATGGGTCTTGCAGAAGCTGCTAAAGATAAAAATCTTTTCCAAGCTCATTTAGACGAACTTTCTATGATTTCTGGACAAAAACCTTTGGTCACAAAGGCTAGAAATTCTATCGCTGGCTTCAAGCTTCGTGAAGGACAAGGCATAGGAGCAAAAGTTACACTACGTGGCCAACGTATGTACGATTTTATGGATCGTTTTTGTCACATTGTCTCTCCTAGAATTCGCGACTTTCGCGGTTTCTCAAGTAAAGGAGATGGACGCGGATGCTATTCATTAGGATTGGACGATCAGCAGATTTTCCCCGAAGTGGATTTAGACCGCGTTAAGAGAACTCAAGGAATGAATATTACCTGGGTAACTACAGCACAAACAGATGTAGAATGCACCACTCTTTTAGAGTTGATGGGTTTGCGCTTTAAGAAGGCTCAATAG
- the rpmC gene encoding 50S ribosomal protein L29, translated as MSVKKKLLAELRQKSLVELDAFIHENKKALFSLRAEAALQNKAVKTHLFSMYKKTIARSMTVKQEKEGKVDG; from the coding sequence ATGTCAGTAAAAAAGAAATTATTAGCTGAGCTTAGACAAAAAAGTCTAGTTGAGTTAGACGCGTTTATCCATGAAAATAAGAAAGCTCTTTTTTCTTTAAGAGCCGAGGCCGCTTTGCAAAATAAAGCAGTGAAGACGCACTTGTTCTCTATGTATAAGAAAACCATAGCTCGATCTATGACGGTCAAACAAGAAAAAGAAGGAAAAGTCGATGGCTAG
- the rplX gene encoding 50S ribosomal protein L24 → MKRRSVCVGDTVYVLAGNDKGKQGKVLSCLREKNKVVVEGVNVRTKNIKRSQENPKGKRINIEAPIHISNVRLSIDGAPAKLSVKVTENGRELWNKSSDGTSKLYRSVKERKG, encoded by the coding sequence ATGAAAAGACGTAGTGTTTGTGTTGGCGACACTGTTTATGTGCTAGCCGGGAACGACAAAGGCAAACAAGGTAAAGTTTTATCTTGTCTCAGAGAAAAAAATAAAGTGGTCGTTGAAGGAGTCAACGTTCGTACGAAAAATATCAAGCGTAGTCAAGAAAATCCAAAAGGTAAAAGGATTAATATTGAAGCTCCGATACATATTTCTAACGTTCGTTTAAGTATAGATGGAGCTCCAGCAAAACTTTCTGTCAAAGTTACTGAGAATGGACGAGAGTTGTGGAATAAGTCTTCTGATGGCACCTCTAAACTATATCGTTCTGTGAAAGAGAGAAAAGGTTAA
- the rpsC gene encoding 30S ribosomal protein S3, producing the protein MGQKGCPIGFRTGVTKKWRSLWYGNKQEFGKFLIEDVKIREFLRKKPSCQGAAGFVVRRMSGKIEVTIQTARPGLVIGKKGAEVDLLKEELRKLTGKEVWVEIAEIKRPELNAKLVADNIARQIERRVSFRRAMKKAMQSVMDAGAVGVKIQVSGRLAGAEIARSEWYKNGRVPLHTLRADIDYAAASAATTYGIIGVKVWINLGEKASTASSNVGTAAPVVQ; encoded by the coding sequence ATGGGTCAGAAAGGATGTCCAATCGGTTTTCGTACAGGTGTTACCAAGAAATGGCGCTCCCTTTGGTACGGAAACAAGCAAGAATTTGGTAAATTTCTTATTGAAGATGTGAAAATTCGAGAATTCTTAAGAAAAAAACCTTCTTGTCAAGGGGCTGCGGGCTTTGTTGTGAGACGTATGAGCGGTAAGATTGAAGTTACAATCCAGACAGCTCGTCCAGGACTAGTTATCGGGAAAAAAGGCGCTGAGGTAGATCTTTTAAAAGAAGAGCTAAGAAAGCTTACTGGTAAAGAAGTTTGGGTAGAAATCGCAGAAATTAAACGCCCCGAATTAAATGCAAAATTAGTTGCAGACAATATTGCTAGACAAATTGAACGCCGTGTTTCTTTTAGACGGGCCATGAAAAAAGCTATGCAGTCTGTTATGGACGCAGGAGCTGTAGGTGTGAAAATCCAGGTTTCTGGAAGATTAGCAGGAGCTGAAATCGCTCGTTCCGAATGGTATAAAAACGGTCGTGTTCCTCTACATACGTTGAGAGCTGATATTGATTACGCCGCAGCATCTGCAGCAACTACTTACGGAATTATCGGCGTAAAAGTTTGGATTAATCTTGGGGAAAAAGCCTCTACAGCTAGTTCCAATGTTGGCACTGCTGCTCCCGTTGTACAGTAG
- the rplP gene encoding 50S ribosomal protein L16: MLMPKRTKFRKQQKGQFAGLSKGATFVDFGEFGMQTLERGWVTSRQIEACRIAINRYLKRRGKVWIRIFPDKSVTKKPAETRMGKGKGAPDHWVAVVRPGRILFEVANVSREDAQDALRRAAAKLGIRTRFVKRVERV, translated from the coding sequence ATGTTGATGCCTAAACGAACAAAATTTCGCAAACAGCAAAAAGGTCAATTTGCAGGCCTAAGCAAGGGGGCTACTTTTGTTGATTTTGGCGAATTTGGAATGCAGACCTTGGAAAGAGGATGGGTAACTAGTCGGCAAATAGAAGCTTGCAGGATTGCTATCAATAGATATTTAAAACGTAGGGGAAAAGTTTGGATTCGTATTTTCCCCGATAAAAGCGTAACTAAAAAGCCTGCAGAAACTCGTATGGGTAAAGGTAAAGGGGCTCCTGATCATTGGGTAGCCGTAGTTCGCCCAGGGAGAATTCTTTTTGAAGTGGCTAATGTCTCAAGAGAAGATGCTCAAGACGCTTTAAGAAGAGCTGCAGCGAAATTGGGAATAAGAACACGTTTTGTTAAGCGGGTTGAAAGGGTATAA
- the rplV gene encoding 50S ribosomal protein L22, giving the protein MFKATARYIRVQPRKARLAAGLMRNLSVTEAQQQLSFSQLKAGRCLKKVLDSAVANAELHDNVKREKLNVIEVRVDAGPVYKRAKSKSRGGRSPILKRTSHLTVIVGEKER; this is encoded by the coding sequence ACATACGGGTTCAGCCTCGCAAGGCCCGACTAGCTGCTGGGCTTATGAGAAATCTAAGTGTTACGGAAGCTCAGCAACAGTTGAGTTTTTCTCAGTTGAAAGCTGGAAGATGTCTAAAAAAAGTCTTAGATAGCGCTGTAGCTAATGCTGAGCTTCATGACAATGTAAAACGTGAGAAACTAAACGTTATCGAAGTCAGAGTGGATGCAGGCCCTGTATATAAGCGAGCTAAATCAAAAAGTCGGGGAGGACGATCCCCAATTTTAAAACGCACTAGCCACTTAACTGTTATTGTTGGTGAGAAGGAGCGGTAG
- the rplN gene encoding 50S ribosomal protein L14 has product MIQQESQLKVADNTGAKRVKCFKVLGGSRRRYATVGDVIVCSVRDVEPDSSVKKGDVVKAVIVRTRRNILRKDGSSLKFDTNSCVIIDEKGNPKGTRIFGPIAREIRDRGFVKISSLAPEVI; this is encoded by the coding sequence ATGATTCAGCAAGAAAGTCAGTTAAAAGTTGCCGATAATACTGGGGCTAAAAGAGTAAAGTGTTTTAAAGTTTTAGGCGGTTCTCGAAGACGTTACGCTACAGTGGGTGATGTCATTGTATGTTCTGTTAGAGATGTTGAGCCTGATAGCTCTGTGAAAAAGGGTGATGTGGTTAAAGCTGTAATAGTGAGAACACGCCGCAATATTCTTAGAAAAGATGGTTCTTCTTTGAAATTCGATACTAATAGTTGCGTAATTATCGATGAAAAAGGGAATCCCAAAGGAACACGAATTTTTGGTCCGATAGCTCGAGAAATTCGCGATCGTGGCTTTGTGAAAATTAGTTCTTTGGCTCCTGAGGTGATTTAA
- the rplQ gene encoding 50S ribosomal protein L17: MQHARKKFRVGRTSAHNRCMLANMLKSLIHQERIETTLPKAKELRRHADKMITLAKKNTLAARRLAVARLMIRYNKLTSKEARQAKGGDLSVYNVDRKVINKLFDELGSRFVSRNGGYTRILKMQNRVGDNARKCIIEFLAN; encoded by the coding sequence ATGCAACACGCTAGAAAGAAATTTAGAGTTGGTCGTACTTCTGCGCATAATCGTTGTATGTTAGCTAACATGTTAAAATCTCTAATCCACCAGGAAAGAATAGAAACTACTTTGCCTAAAGCAAAAGAGTTGCGTCGTCATGCAGATAAGATGATTACTTTAGCTAAGAAAAATACATTGGCTGCAAGACGTTTAGCTGTTGCTAGGCTAATGATTCGATACAATAAGTTGACAAGCAAAGAAGCTCGTCAAGCTAAAGGTGGTGACTTGTCGGTGTATAACGTAGATCGTAAGGTGATCAATAAGCTATTCGATGAGTTAGGTTCTCGCTTTGTCTCTAGAAATGGTGGCTACACTCGTATTTTGAAAATGCAAAATAGAGTTGGTGATAATGCACGAAAGTGTATTATAGAATTTTTAGCTAATTAG
- the rpsK gene encoding 30S ribosomal protein S11 has product MVKHQAQKKGVKRKQLKNIPSGIVHVKATFNNTIVSITDPAGNTISWASAGKVGYSGSRKSSAFAATVAAQDAAKIAMNSGLKEVEVCLKGTGAGRESAVRALIAAGLVVSVIRDETPVPHNGCRPRKRRRV; this is encoded by the coding sequence TTGGTTAAACATCAAGCGCAGAAAAAAGGCGTAAAAAGAAAACAGTTAAAGAATATTCCTTCAGGCATTGTTCATGTTAAGGCTACCTTCAACAATACGATTGTGTCTATAACAGACCCTGCAGGGAATACTATCTCTTGGGCTTCAGCTGGAAAAGTTGGATATTCCGGATCTCGTAAGTCGTCTGCTTTTGCTGCAACGGTGGCCGCACAAGACGCTGCAAAAATTGCTATGAATTCTGGCCTTAAGGAAGTCGAAGTGTGTTTAAAAGGCACCGGAGCTGGTAGAGAATCTGCAGTCCGCGCTCTCATAGCCGCTGGTTTAGTTGTTTCTGTCATCCGTGACGAAACTCCTGTTCCTCACAATGGTTGTCGGCCAAGAAAAAGGCGCAGAGTGTAG
- the rplO gene encoding 50S ribosomal protein L15, with the protein MIKLESLQDPSPRKRRTKLLGRGPSSGHGKTSCRGHKGDGSRSGYKRRFGYEGGGVPLYRRVPTRGFSHARFDKCVEEITTQRLNALFSEGEEITLEALKQKKAIDKRAIRVKVIVKGDLEKTFIWKDANVVLSQGVRNLIGVA; encoded by the coding sequence ATGATTAAATTAGAATCGTTACAAGATCCTTCACCACGTAAGAGAAGAACAAAACTCTTAGGCCGCGGGCCTAGCTCTGGTCATGGTAAGACAAGTTGTCGAGGCCATAAGGGTGACGGAAGCCGTTCTGGTTATAAACGTCGCTTTGGTTATGAAGGGGGCGGAGTTCCTCTTTATAGAAGAGTCCCTACAAGAGGATTTTCTCACGCACGTTTTGATAAATGTGTAGAAGAAATCACAACTCAACGTTTGAACGCTTTGTTCAGCGAGGGAGAAGAAATTACTTTAGAAGCTTTGAAACAGAAAAAAGCTATAGATAAGCGCGCGATTAGAGTAAAAGTGATCGTTAAAGGCGACTTAGAAAAAACGTTTATCTGGAAGGACGCTAACGTAGTATTGTCTCAAGGAGTACGAAACCTTATTGGTGTTGCTTAA
- the rpsM gene encoding 30S ribosomal protein S13: MPRIIGIDIPAKKKLKISLTYIYGIGPALSEEIIAKLQLNPEARAAELTEEEIGRLNSLLQSDYVVEGDLRRRVQSDIKRLISIHAYRGQRHRLSLPVRGQRTKTNSRTRKGKRKTVAGKKK, translated from the coding sequence ATGCCACGCATCATTGGAATTGATATTCCTGCGAAGAAAAAACTAAAAATAAGTCTTACATATATTTATGGGATAGGGCCAGCTCTTTCTGAAGAGATTATTGCAAAGCTGCAATTAAATCCTGAAGCTAGGGCTGCTGAATTGACGGAGGAGGAAATAGGCCGCCTCAATTCTCTCCTGCAATCAGATTATGTAGTTGAAGGGGACTTGCGACGTCGTGTGCAGTCAGACATTAAAAGATTGATCTCTATTCACGCTTATCGTGGGCAAAGACATCGTCTTTCATTGCCTGTAAGAGGACAGAGAACAAAGACAAATTCTCGCACGCGTAAGGGTAAGCGTAAAACGGTCGCAGGTAAGAAGAAATAA
- the secY gene encoding preprotein translocase subunit SecY: protein MTTLRQIFSIAELRQKLFFTFALLAACRIGVFIPVPGINGERAVAYFKQLLGSSQNLFQLADIFSGGAFAQMTVIALGVVPYISASIIVQLLLVFMPSIQREMRESPDQGKRKIGRLTRLFTVGLACIQSLLFAKFALKMNMSIPGIVLPTLLSSKLFGAPWIFYLTTVIVMTTGTLLLMWIGEQISDRGIGNGVSLIISLGILASFPSVLGSIVNKLNLGSQDPSQLGLFSLLLLCLIFVFVLVTTILIIEGVRKIPVQYARRVIGRREIPGGGSYLPLKVNYAGVIPVIFASSLLMFPATIGQFMSSDSSWLKRVAMMLSPGSWVYSSCYVLLIIFFTYFWTATQFHPEQIASEMKKNNAFIPGIRQGKPTQTYLEYTMNRVTLLGAVFLAVIAILPSILGRVLNVDANVSYFLGGTAMLIVVGVVLDTMKQVDAFLLMRRYDSFLKKDRSKGRH from the coding sequence ATGACAACTTTACGACAGATATTTTCCATTGCTGAGTTAAGGCAGAAGTTATTTTTTACATTTGCTTTGCTTGCGGCCTGCCGGATTGGCGTGTTCATTCCTGTTCCAGGAATTAACGGAGAACGCGCTGTAGCCTACTTTAAACAATTACTAGGTTCTAGCCAGAATTTATTTCAGTTAGCTGATATTTTTTCTGGAGGAGCCTTTGCTCAAATGACGGTTATTGCCTTAGGTGTGGTTCCCTACATTTCAGCATCCATTATAGTGCAACTTCTCCTAGTATTTATGCCATCTATACAAAGAGAAATGCGGGAAAGCCCTGATCAAGGTAAAAGAAAGATAGGTAGATTAACTCGTTTATTTACAGTCGGCTTGGCATGTATACAATCGCTGCTTTTTGCTAAGTTCGCTTTAAAAATGAACATGTCGATTCCTGGTATTGTTCTTCCAACTTTGTTGTCATCTAAATTATTCGGAGCTCCTTGGATATTCTATCTGACAACAGTTATTGTTATGACAACAGGAACATTGTTGCTCATGTGGATAGGCGAACAGATTTCTGATAGAGGTATTGGGAATGGTGTCAGCTTAATTATTAGCCTTGGAATTTTAGCTTCGTTTCCATCTGTTTTGGGATCCATAGTAAATAAGCTAAACCTGGGTTCGCAAGATCCTTCTCAATTAGGTTTATTCTCACTCTTGTTGCTGTGCTTGATTTTTGTATTTGTTCTCGTCACAACGATATTGATTATAGAAGGTGTGAGAAAAATTCCCGTGCAATACGCACGTAGAGTAATTGGTAGGAGAGAAATCCCTGGAGGCGGGTCCTACTTGCCGTTAAAGGTTAACTATGCAGGCGTTATCCCCGTTATTTTTGCTTCGTCTTTGCTAATGTTTCCTGCGACTATAGGACAATTCATGTCTTCGGATTCTTCGTGGCTTAAGCGAGTCGCTATGATGTTATCCCCAGGTAGCTGGGTGTATTCTTCATGTTACGTTCTGCTTATCATATTCTTTACTTATTTTTGGACGGCAACACAGTTCCATCCAGAACAAATTGCTTCTGAAATGAAAAAGAATAATGCCTTTATTCCTGGAATTCGACAAGGGAAGCCTACACAAACGTATTTGGAATATACCATGAACCGCGTTACTTTATTAGGAGCGGTGTTCTTAGCTGTTATTGCCATTTTGCCATCTATTTTGGGACGCGTTCTTAATGTAGATGCTAATGTGAGTTATTTTTTGGGCGGTACAGCAATGTTGATCGTAGTTGGTGTGGTTTTGGATACGATGAAACAAGTGGATGCCTTTTTACTTATGCGTCGGTACGATAGTTTTTTGAAAAAAGATCGTTCCAAAGGAAGGCATTGA
- the rplF gene encoding 50S ribosomal protein L6 yields the protein MSRKARDPIVLPQGVEVSIQNNEILVKGPKGSLKQVLAPEVVIDIKGREVFVHPAPHVVDRPSRMQGLFWALISNMVQGVSVGFEKRLEMIGVGFRASVQGSILDLSIGVSHPTKIPIPADIQVSVEKNTIISVKGINKQLVGEFAANIRAKRKPEPYKGKGIRYENEYVRRKAGKAAKTGKK from the coding sequence ATGTCTCGTAAAGCTCGAGACCCTATTGTGCTCCCTCAAGGAGTAGAGGTCTCCATTCAAAATAATGAAATCTTGGTAAAAGGTCCTAAGGGCTCTTTAAAACAAGTATTAGCTCCAGAAGTAGTCATCGACATAAAAGGTAGGGAGGTTTTTGTTCATCCTGCTCCTCATGTGGTTGACAGACCAAGTCGCATGCAAGGTTTATTTTGGGCATTAATTTCCAATATGGTTCAAGGGGTTAGTGTAGGATTCGAGAAGCGTTTGGAAATGATAGGGGTTGGTTTTAGAGCTTCCGTTCAAGGATCTATTTTAGATTTGTCTATTGGGGTTTCTCATCCTACGAAGATTCCTATCCCTGCAGATATTCAAGTGAGTGTTGAAAAGAATACGATAATATCTGTGAAGGGGATAAATAAACAGTTAGTTGGGGAATTCGCTGCTAATATCCGTGCTAAACGTAAACCTGAGCCCTATAAAGGTAAGGGTATCCGCTATGAAAACGAGTATGTCCGTCGTAAGGCTGGAAAAGCGGCAAAAACAGGTAAAAAATAG
- a CDS encoding DNA-directed RNA polymerase subunit alpha, with product MSDCSQNLLYDKFELPESVKMMAVEGSGGSVDKQASFIAEPLERGMGHTLGNALRRALLIGLEAPAIISFSMTGVLHEYMAINGIIEDVTNIILNLKGALLKKYPFQDSENGRCTQLLKSKVSIDASDLAACGGQKAVTLADLLQEGGFESVNPDYVIFTVTQPMQLDITLRVAFGRGYTTSERIVLEDKGVNEIVLDAAFSPVVLVNYFVEDTRVGQDTDFDRLILHVETDGRVSPKEALAFSTQILTKHFSIFEKMDEKKIVFEEAISLEKENKDDILHKLVLGINEIELSVRSTNCLSNANIETIGELVIMPEPRLLQFRNFGKKSLCEIKNKLKEMKLELGMDLSQFGVGLDNVKEKMKWYADKIRSKNGKG from the coding sequence ATGTCGGATTGTTCACAAAATTTACTTTACGATAAATTTGAATTGCCAGAGTCAGTCAAAATGATGGCTGTAGAAGGTAGCGGGGGATCAGTTGATAAGCAGGCGAGTTTCATAGCAGAGCCTTTAGAAAGAGGTATGGGTCATACTTTAGGTAATGCTTTGAGAAGAGCTTTGCTCATAGGTTTAGAAGCTCCTGCAATTATTTCTTTCTCTATGACTGGTGTGCTTCATGAGTACATGGCAATTAACGGAATTATAGAAGATGTAACAAATATTATCTTGAATTTGAAGGGAGCTTTATTAAAGAAGTATCCTTTCCAAGACAGTGAAAATGGCCGTTGTACTCAATTATTAAAGTCTAAAGTTTCTATAGACGCTTCTGATTTAGCTGCCTGTGGTGGTCAGAAAGCTGTTACATTGGCTGATTTGTTGCAAGAAGGCGGGTTTGAATCCGTGAACCCCGATTATGTGATTTTCACTGTGACACAGCCTATGCAATTAGATATTACTTTAAGAGTTGCTTTTGGCAGAGGTTATACTACATCTGAAAGAATTGTCCTTGAGGATAAGGGTGTAAATGAAATTGTTTTAGACGCAGCTTTCTCACCCGTTGTCTTGGTAAATTACTTTGTAGAAGATACTCGTGTCGGTCAAGATACAGATTTCGATCGTTTGATTTTGCATGTAGAAACAGATGGTAGAGTATCCCCTAAGGAAGCTTTAGCCTTTTCTACACAAATTTTAACCAAGCATTTCTCCATTTTTGAAAAAATGGATGAAAAGAAGATTGTCTTTGAAGAAGCCATTTCTCTCGAAAAAGAAAATAAAGACGATATTCTTCATAAGTTAGTTTTAGGTATTAACGAGATCGAGTTATCTGTAAGATCCACAAACTGTTTGTCTAATGCAAACATTGAAACCATAGGGGAATTGGTGATTATGCCAGAGCCTCGCTTGCTACAGTTCAGAAACTTTGGTAAAAAGTCTCTCTGTGAGATTAAAAACAAGTTAAAAGAAATGAAGTTAGAATTGGGCATGGATCTTAGTCAGTTCGGCGTTGGTTTGGACAACGTAAAAGAAAAAATGAAGTGGTATGCCGATAAGATTCGGTCTAAAAACGGTAAGGGATAA
- the gap gene encoding type I glyceraldehyde-3-phosphate dehydrogenase — translation MKVVINGFGRIGRLVLRQFLKRNSSIEVVAVNDLVPGEALTYLFKYDSTHGRFPAEVSHENGCLVVDGRRIQLLAQSDVQKLPWKDLGVDIVIESTGLFTKKEDAEKHLASGAKRVLITAPAKGDVPTFVMGVNEHKFDPEKDLIISNASCTTNCLAPLAKVLLDSFGIEEGLMTTVHAATATQSVVDGPSKKDWRGGRGAFQNIIPASTGAAKAVALCLPELKNKLTGMAFRVPVADVSVVDLTVRLQKSTSYEEICKVVKEASEAHLSGILGYTDQEVVSSDFIGCEYSSIFDAGAGIALTDRFFKLVAWYDNEIGYATRIVDLLEYVAKNSK, via the coding sequence ATGAAAGTTGTAATTAACGGTTTTGGTCGGATAGGAAGATTAGTTTTAAGACAATTTCTGAAAAGAAATTCTTCTATCGAAGTTGTGGCTGTTAATGATCTTGTCCCAGGAGAAGCGTTAACATACCTGTTTAAATATGATTCTACTCACGGCCGCTTCCCAGCAGAAGTATCTCATGAAAATGGCTGTCTCGTTGTTGATGGTCGTAGAATTCAATTGTTAGCTCAATCTGACGTTCAAAAGCTTCCCTGGAAGGATCTAGGTGTAGATATTGTCATCGAAAGTACAGGTTTGTTCACTAAAAAAGAAGATGCAGAAAAACATCTCGCTTCTGGTGCTAAACGTGTTTTGATTACAGCTCCTGCAAAAGGTGATGTCCCCACATTTGTCATGGGAGTAAATGAACATAAGTTTGATCCTGAAAAAGATCTAATTATTTCTAATGCTTCCTGTACTACAAATTGTCTCGCTCCCTTAGCTAAGGTTTTATTGGATAGTTTTGGTATAGAAGAAGGTTTAATGACCACCGTGCATGCCGCTACAGCCACACAAAGCGTTGTAGACGGTCCTTCAAAAAAAGATTGGAGAGGTGGTAGAGGCGCTTTTCAAAATATCATTCCTGCTTCTACTGGAGCTGCGAAAGCTGTTGCTCTATGTTTGCCTGAACTCAAGAATAAATTAACTGGGATGGCGTTTAGAGTTCCTGTGGCTGATGTTTCTGTAGTTGACCTTACTGTAAGATTGCAGAAGTCAACCTCATATGAAGAAATATGTAAGGTTGTTAAAGAAGCTTCAGAAGCTCATTTAAGTGGGATTTTAGGTTATACAGATCAAGAAGTCGTTTCTTCTGATTTTATAGGATGTGAATATTCTTCTATATTTGATGCCGGCGCAGGGATAGCCTTAACTGATCGCTTTTTCAAACTAGTTGCTTGGTATGATAATGAGATAGGATATGCAACCCGCATAGTTGATTTATTAGAGTATGTAGCAAAGAACTCTAAATAA
- the rpsE gene encoding 30S ribosomal protein S5 encodes MTLSKNSHKEDQLEEKVLVVNRCSKVVKGGRKFSFSALILVGDGKGRLGYGFAKANELTDAIRKGGEAARKNLITIESLEGDSIPHEVLVDQDGAQLLLKPAKPGTGIVAGSRIRLILEMAGVKNIVAKSLGSNNPMNQVKAAFKALLSLSSRKDVLTRRKVTHD; translated from the coding sequence ATGACGTTATCAAAGAATTCTCACAAAGAAGATCAGCTAGAGGAGAAAGTTCTTGTTGTCAATCGTTGTTCAAAAGTAGTCAAGGGCGGTCGCAAGTTTAGTTTTTCCGCGCTTATTTTAGTGGGTGACGGTAAGGGACGCTTGGGCTACGGTTTTGCCAAAGCTAATGAGTTAACAGATGCTATTCGTAAAGGCGGAGAAGCAGCTAGAAAAAATCTAATCACCATTGAATCTTTGGAAGGTGACTCTATTCCTCATGAAGTTCTAGTTGATCAGGACGGAGCTCAATTGCTTTTGAAGCCTGCTAAGCCAGGAACTGGAATTGTTGCAGGTTCTAGAATTCGTTTGATTTTGGAAATGGCTGGGGTTAAGAATATTGTGGCTAAAAGTTTGGGCTCCAATAACCCTATGAACCAAGTAAAGGCTGCTTTTAAAGCTCTCTTGAGTCTTTCTAGCAGGAAAGACGTTTTAACAAGGAGAAAAGTGACACATGATTAA
- the rplR gene encoding 50S ribosomal protein L18, translating to MENSLFKKSEKKVRRALRVRKVLRGSSLKPRLSVVKTNKHIYVQLIDDSIGKTLASVSTIAKSSKAAGLVKKNQGVAKALGVQIAEIGKSLQVDRVVFDRGPFKYHGIIAMVADGAREGGLQF from the coding sequence ATGGAAAATTCGTTATTCAAGAAGTCTGAAAAAAAGGTTCGTAGGGCTTTAAGAGTGCGTAAAGTCTTGAGAGGCTCTTCTTTGAAGCCTCGTTTGTCTGTTGTGAAAACTAACAAGCATATCTATGTACAATTAATTGATGACTCTATTGGCAAAACTTTGGCTTCTGTCTCAACTATAGCCAAATCCAGTAAGGCTGCCGGGTTAGTTAAGAAGAACCAAGGCGTCGCTAAAGCGTTAGGAGTTCAAATTGCCGAGATAGGGAAAAGTCTTCAAGTAGATCGAGTTGTTTTCGATCGCGGCCCTTTCAAGTATCATGGAATTATTGCCATGGTAGCTGACGGTGCTAGAGAAGGCGGGTTACAGTTTTAA
- the rpsQ gene encoding 30S ribosomal protein S17, whose product MASEVRGLRKTKIGVVVSSKMDKTVVVRVERIYSHPQYAKVVRDSRKFYAHDGLGVSEGDKVKIQETRPLSKLKRWRVVERVS is encoded by the coding sequence ATGGCTAGTGAAGTAAGAGGCCTTAGAAAAACCAAGATTGGTGTTGTTGTCTCGTCAAAAATGGATAAAACCGTAGTTGTTCGAGTTGAAAGGATATATTCTCATCCTCAGTATGCCAAAGTTGTTAGAGACTCTAGGAAGTTTTATGCTCATGATGGTCTAGGTGTTTCTGAAGGCGATAAAGTTAAAATTCAAGAAACACGACCTCTGTCTAAGTTGAAAAGATGGCGTGTTGTTGAGCGTGTAAGTTAG